From one Fundidesulfovibrio putealis DSM 16056 genomic stretch:
- the lipB gene encoding lipoyl(octanoyl) transferase LipB, translated as MRVVDLGLISFAEALALQEAAVQDVLDGGEERLFVLEHTPVVTFGRHGGEAFLRFSPDELRAQGIDCAKATRGGSVTCHFPGQAVLYPVTRLSGRPGGLKSFFDALEQTAITALAELGIEAGRSPGRPGVWVGPRKIASVGVGVRRWVSYHGLALNVGPDLSLFSMITACGLPGVQMTSAALELERLGKPAAQADMQTMKDALVRAFLDGARGRDNEQ; from the coding sequence ATGCGGGTCGTTGATCTCGGGCTGATCTCCTTTGCCGAGGCCCTGGCGCTGCAGGAAGCCGCCGTGCAGGATGTCCTGGACGGCGGGGAAGAGCGCCTGTTCGTGCTGGAGCACACCCCGGTGGTCACTTTCGGCCGCCACGGGGGCGAGGCTTTCCTGCGCTTCAGCCCGGACGAGCTTCGCGCCCAGGGCATCGACTGCGCCAAGGCCACCCGGGGCGGCAGCGTCACCTGCCACTTTCCGGGGCAGGCGGTCCTCTATCCGGTGACGCGTCTGTCCGGCAGGCCGGGCGGGCTGAAGAGCTTTTTCGACGCCCTGGAACAGACCGCCATCACGGCGCTGGCCGAACTCGGCATTGAGGCCGGGCGCTCGCCGGGCCGCCCCGGCGTGTGGGTCGGGCCGCGCAAGATCGCAAGCGTTGGCGTCGGCGTTCGCCGCTGGGTGAGCTACCACGGGCTGGCCCTGAACGTGGGGCCGGACCTGTCGCTCTTTTCCATGATAACCGCCTGCGGCCTGCCCGGAGTACAGATGACCTCCGCCGCGCTGGAGCTGGAACGGCTGGGAAAACCCGCCGCACAGGCGGACATGCAGACCATGAAAGACGCGTTGGTCCGGGCCTTCCTGGACGGCGCGCGAGGCCGTGACAATGAACAGTAG
- a CDS encoding small ribosomal subunit Rsm22 family protein, translating into MSDDHTGILRDAVPLFSKPAPALAEALVAYRKVLDSVHPLKGKHRAGLPQDVKRLSLALTAERGPGPQTNYLANPANLSAYLYYFLPWNIYRLSRLLTGLNFDLKDGDSLLDLGCGPLTLAQALWLARPHLRERKLRLVCVDQTGQAMRAGLALFDALTGEAGRNWTIDIVQAPAHKAPGGPFQVVAAANALNELSRGRGEEGHHAMERMAEMLTGRMAHDARLLLVEPGTRLGGKLLSRLRDMLLEEGLSPLAPCTHAEPCPMLAPRWRSWCHFVFPSDGAPEWLTNLTRVSGLDKDRASLSFMHMSAAEPRYDEARSRVVSHRFTLPTGLGAYACDHTGLRLLTFPAAPRGMVSGALLEAGLPAPKQRDAKTGTWLTPIRDGRGDAGR; encoded by the coding sequence CATACAGGCATCCTGCGCGACGCAGTGCCGCTCTTTTCCAAGCCCGCTCCCGCCCTGGCCGAGGCCCTGGTCGCCTACCGCAAGGTGCTGGACTCTGTGCATCCTCTTAAAGGAAAGCACCGCGCGGGCCTGCCCCAGGACGTGAAGCGCCTCTCCCTGGCCCTGACCGCAGAGCGCGGTCCCGGTCCCCAGACCAACTATCTGGCCAACCCGGCCAACCTGTCCGCATACCTCTATTACTTCCTGCCCTGGAACATCTACCGCCTGTCTCGCCTGCTTACCGGACTCAACTTCGACCTGAAGGACGGCGACTCGCTTTTGGACCTGGGCTGCGGACCGCTGACCCTGGCCCAGGCATTGTGGCTCGCAAGGCCCCACCTGCGTGAGCGCAAGCTGCGCCTTGTCTGCGTGGACCAGACCGGTCAGGCCATGCGTGCAGGCCTTGCGCTCTTCGACGCCCTCACCGGCGAGGCTGGCCGCAACTGGACCATCGACATCGTGCAGGCCCCGGCCCACAAGGCCCCCGGCGGGCCGTTCCAGGTGGTGGCCGCAGCCAACGCCCTGAACGAGCTGTCCAGGGGGCGCGGCGAGGAGGGCCACCACGCCATGGAGCGCATGGCCGAGATGCTCACCGGGCGCATGGCCCACGATGCGCGCCTGCTACTGGTGGAGCCGGGCACGCGCCTGGGAGGCAAGCTGCTGTCGCGCCTGCGCGATATGCTCCTGGAGGAGGGGCTCTCGCCCCTGGCTCCCTGCACCCACGCCGAGCCGTGCCCCATGCTGGCCCCGCGTTGGCGCTCCTGGTGCCACTTCGTGTTCCCGTCAGACGGCGCGCCCGAGTGGCTGACCAACCTGACGCGCGTCTCCGGCCTGGACAAGGACCGCGCCAGCCTGAGCTTCATGCATATGAGCGCCGCCGAGCCGCGCTACGACGAAGCCCGCTCCCGCGTGGTGTCGCACCGCTTCACGCTGCCCACCGGGCTCGGGGCCTACGCCTGCGACCACACCGGGCTTCGCCTGCTGACCTTCCCGGCAGCGCCGCGCGGCATGGTGTCCGGCGCGCTTCTGGAGGCCGGGCTGCCCGCGCCCAAACAGCGCGACGCCAAGACCGGAACCTGGCTTACGCCCATCCGGGACGGACGCGGCGATGCGGGTCGTTGA